From Toxorhynchites rutilus septentrionalis strain SRP chromosome 2, ASM2978413v1, whole genome shotgun sequence, a single genomic window includes:
- the LOC129770206 gene encoding uncharacterized protein LOC129770206, with translation MRFTRLICLDHPYQIATLEQCQLKLFRNEPSRISIVQRYNRTERLYCNITIFKKAVNYRQILPTQVYDACRFLEDKMELDPITSYIHAAIKQYAPQLFRPCPIEGLYDASDLRIPENLTVPIFPPGDYYSEWITYNEKNQIGLRVQFYSSVRQSGIFG, from the coding sequence ATGCGCTTCACCCGATTGATTTGTTTGGATCATCCGTACCAGATTGCCACCCTGGAGCAGTGCCAGCTGAAGCTGTTCCGTAACGAGCCGTCACGTATCAGTATTGTCCAGCGATATAATCGAACTGAAAGGTTGTACTGCAATATTACGATCTTCAAAAAAGCGGTCAATTATCGGCAGATACTCCCAACCCAAGTCTACGATGCGTGTCGTTTCCTGGAAGATAAGATGGAGCTTGATCCTATCACGAGCTATATTCACGCTGCAATAAAACAATACGCTCCTCAGCTGTTTCGGCCATGCCCGATAGAGGGATTGTACGATGCATCGGACTTGAGAATACCTGAGAATCTAACGGTGCCGATATTTCCCCCCGGGGATTATTACTCGGAATGGATAACGTATAATGAAAAGAATCAAATTGGTTTGCGTGTTCAGTTTTACTCCTCTGTAAGACAATCGGGAATTTTTGGgtag